The region CGTCACCCAGGGACGTGGCAGGGGGACACGAGCCAGCCGGCGGCCACCCACCTGCATCTCGCGGTGTATCACGGGCTGGTGCTCCACGAAGGCGCCGTCCGGCCGCTGCTGTCCCCGCAGCCACCGCAGGGACGCGCTGGGGCCATCGGCGTCCACCGGCAGGTAGGGACGGGACAGGGCCATCACGCGCAGCACCAGCGCcgtcagcctgcagcagggcagccgccaccgtgtccccgtgtctccccccccccccaccccccaaacaTGTCCCCAAGTCCCCGCGTCCCCCCTCaccaggtgctgctgccccgGTGCAGCCAGGCCCCGTAGGAGCCGTCGCTCTTGCGGAAGCTCTGCACCCGCTCGAAGCCtgtgggggacatgggggacgTGGGGGACGTGGGAGTCACCAGGGCCACTGGCGGGGCCTTCATCCCCTGCACGGGACTTCCAACCCCCCCCCTGTAGGGCACtgcacccccccccacccccccagagCATTGCACACGCTGCTGCAACCCCACAGAGCATCGCAAACCCCTTTGCATCCCCCACATAGcactgcacagcctgcagggcaTTGCACACCCCATTGCACACCCCCTAAAGCATTGCACACCCCTTGGAGCATTGCACACCTCATTGCACCCCCTGCAGGGCATTGCACACCCCTTGCAGCATTGCACACCCCACTGCACACCCCCTAAAGCATTGCACACCCCTTGCAGCATTGCACACCCCTTGGAGCATTGCACACCCCATTGCACACCCCTTGGAGCATTGCACACCCCTTGCAGCATTGCACACCCCACTGC is a window of Oxyura jamaicensis isolate SHBP4307 breed ruddy duck unplaced genomic scaffold, BPBGC_Ojam_1.0 oxyUn_random_OJ66853, whole genome shotgun sequence DNA encoding:
- the LOC118159081 gene encoding complement C4-like; protein product: MSLRTSPRTSPRPPCPSPCPLPCTGRVPGWALQGALGVKGSLLRAPRGCGEQSLMVLAPAAATLRYLDESEGWAQLPPGPRRGGPSMSPTGFERVQSFRKSDGSYGAWLHRGSSTWLTALVLRVMALSRPYLPVDADGPSASLRWLRGQQRPDGAFVEHQPVIHREMQVGGRRLARVPLPRPW